From Macaca fascicularis isolate 582-1 chromosome 14, T2T-MFA8v1.1, a single genomic window includes:
- the SCN2B gene encoding sodium channel regulatory subunit beta-2 isoform X1 gives MHRDAWLPRPAFSLTGLSLFFSLVPPGRSMEVTVPATLNVLNGSDARLPCTFNSCYTVNHKQFSLNWTYQGCNNCSEEMFLQFRMKIINLKLERFQDRVEFSGNPSKYDVSVMLRNVQPEDEGIYNCYIMNPPDRHRGHGKIHLQVIMEEPPERDSTVAVIVGASVGGFLAVIILVLMVVKCVRRKKEQKLSTDDLKTEEEGKTDGEGNPDDGAK, from the exons ATGCACAGAGATGCCTGGCTACCTCGCCCTGCCTTCAGTCTCACGGGGctcagtctctttttctctttgg TGCCACCAGGACGGAGCATGGAGGTCACAGTACCTGCCACCCTCAATGTCCTCAATGGCTCTGATGCCCGCCTGCCCTGCACCTTCAACTCCTGCTACACAGTGAACCACAAACAGTTCTCCCTGAACTGGACTTACCAGGGGTGCAACAACTGCTCCGAGGAGATG TTCCTCCAGTTCCGCATGAAGATCATTAACCTGAAGCTGGAGCGGTTTCAAGACCGCGTGGAGTTCTCGGGGAACCCCAGCAAGTACGATGTGTCCGTGATGCTGAGAAACGTGCAGCCTGAGGACGAGGGGATTTACAACTGCTACATCATGAACCCCCCCGACCGCCACCGGGGCCATGGCAAGATCCATCTGCAAGTCATCATGGAAG AGCCCCCTGAGCGGGACTCCACGGTGGCCGTGATTGTGGGTGCCTCTGTCGGGGGCTTCCTGGCTGTGATCATCTTGGTGCTGATGGTGGTCAAATGtgtgaggagaaaaaaagagcagaagcTGAGCACAGATGACCTGAAGACCGAGGAGGAGGGCAAGACGGACGGCGAGGGCAACCCGGATGATGGCGCCAAGTAG
- the SCN2B gene encoding sodium channel regulatory subunit beta-2 isoform X2 yields the protein MGVPPGRSMEVTVPATLNVLNGSDARLPCTFNSCYTVNHKQFSLNWTYQGCNNCSEEMFLQFRMKIINLKLERFQDRVEFSGNPSKYDVSVMLRNVQPEDEGIYNCYIMNPPDRHRGHGKIHLQVIMEEPPERDSTVAVIVGASVGGFLAVIILVLMVVKCVRRKKEQKLSTDDLKTEEEGKTDGEGNPDDGAK from the exons ATGGGAG TGCCACCAGGACGGAGCATGGAGGTCACAGTACCTGCCACCCTCAATGTCCTCAATGGCTCTGATGCCCGCCTGCCCTGCACCTTCAACTCCTGCTACACAGTGAACCACAAACAGTTCTCCCTGAACTGGACTTACCAGGGGTGCAACAACTGCTCCGAGGAGATG TTCCTCCAGTTCCGCATGAAGATCATTAACCTGAAGCTGGAGCGGTTTCAAGACCGCGTGGAGTTCTCGGGGAACCCCAGCAAGTACGATGTGTCCGTGATGCTGAGAAACGTGCAGCCTGAGGACGAGGGGATTTACAACTGCTACATCATGAACCCCCCCGACCGCCACCGGGGCCATGGCAAGATCCATCTGCAAGTCATCATGGAAG AGCCCCCTGAGCGGGACTCCACGGTGGCCGTGATTGTGGGTGCCTCTGTCGGGGGCTTCCTGGCTGTGATCATCTTGGTGCTGATGGTGGTCAAATGtgtgaggagaaaaaaagagcagaagcTGAGCACAGATGACCTGAAGACCGAGGAGGAGGGCAAGACGGACGGCGAGGGCAACCCGGATGATGGCGCCAAGTAG